The following DNA comes from Hordeum vulgare subsp. vulgare chromosome 3H, MorexV3_pseudomolecules_assembly, whole genome shotgun sequence.
AGAAACTAGAAAGCCATGAAAGGATTGAAATTTGAAAGTTGGAAAGTCCTCTGAATCCTGGTACGATTTCTGTATCTGAGAAGATGCCTGCGATGTCGCCAGATGGTCTACGTCCGGCCCACAAAATAAAATTGGAAACCCCAGGTGGAACTCTCTGTTACGCTGGCGCTTAATTTTGTTTAGCTTAGATATTCCTGCACAAAGGAATTGAGCAGAGTTTTCAAATTCAGTACTTCTACCCTGCATTCCATGCTTCTTGCTACGGCCTGACTGGTTTCATGTTCATTAATCCTTGTTTTGATCTGGGAACTTTTTGCAATTAGGTAACATTGGAGGTGAAAGGGGagatacagctgaagaacttggctGAGAAACTAGAAGCAGCTGGTGTCGGGCACAAGCTGTGGATAGAGCAGCCCGagaacatcccgacttgcatagcCACAGCACCCTGCCCAAAGTCACAGGTTGCTTCGTTCTTCAGGAAGCTAAAACTTTGCAAATGATTTTAGAATAGTACCTATCCAGGATGCTGGTCTTGTTGTCGTGGTATGAGATTAGTAGCTTTGGTGCATTGAAGTCACACATTTTGGTCCCATGTTATTGGTGATACCTGTTTCAGTCTTTCATCAACTGATTGTTCCTGTTTAAGAAAGGATGTACTCGTATTGGTATGACAAATAATAGATAATCCATAAGTTTTGTGTTGGATCCACTGCTTGGCACCGTACTGATTGCTTCTGTTCCAGCAATAAGTATAATTGGTTGGATATAGTGATCAGTCAGAATTTACGTCTTCAGTCTTTGATGATCTGGTGACATTTTTAGCCAGCATGTTTTTTTTATGAGGAGCCAGTATGGAGGTAACCTCCTCTACTGTCTTGAGTGTTGAATGCTCAAAGGTATCAATGCAGGTATTTTGGTAAGTAAATGCACTCATATACTATAGGATAAGTTAGAGAGGGAGCATTAAAACTTATGTTGACCAAAGTGAGCAGAAAATATTCGAAACCTCAAAATTTATGTTCATTCAACACATAAAGGATTACATTCCAAACCTCAAACTTTATGTTCATTCAACAGATAAAGGATTACATTCCAAACcttacaattttctaaaaatccactccacttacaaacacatttgtAGTGAGTAAACAAAAATACAGAAGGAAAGTAAAAGCGCCCTTTTTAGTTTCTATGTACATCAATGCCCTATTGTACTACTATACACTACTGTATATATACCTCTTCAGACATATGTATACACCTGCAGAAACAACAGCACCTAGGAGCATTTCATGCGAATATTTGAACAATCATACAAGTTACAAAGTGGACCATCCTTAATGATGCTTGGGCGAATCCCTCCGCGGCGAGAAGAGCCGCCGTGGTGAAAGCATGGAGAAGAACCCCGGAGAACCTCGCTGGAGAACCTGCTAGTCTGGCCCGGCGcccctatctttgatcaactggctagccaactagaggcttgctagggacagtgttttgtctatgtatccacacatgtatataagtcttcattcaatacaattatagcatggataataaacgattatcttgatacaggaattataataataactatatttattattgcctctagggcataattccaacaacacacacttcattgccagatccatttcgtgagagagaaccacctactcaagtgttgagaccaagatattccaatcctatcatatgaaacttgatatctagcctccccaatctgctttccaccaaatcaacctatcctacccatgcatattctgtgagagagtgatttgtgttgaggagactatctttagaagcacaagagcaaggagttcattgatctaccacatctattaccttttggagggtggtgcctcctagattggttaggtgtcacttgggagcctcctacttcgtgtcgtggagttgaaccaagatgtttgtaagggcaaggagatcgcctacttcgtgaagatctaccgtgaataaggctagtccttcgtggacggaagccgtggtggaatagacaacaccgcttctttgtggaccctccgtgggtagagccccccatggactctcgcagtcattaccctccatgggttgaaatcttcattaacatggacgtacagcgccacctatcggaaccatgccaaaatttgTCGTGTAAacgtcatgcgtttgatctccctaccttactcctctactttacacttgcatgtgtttattttccgctgctatactattagaattgcatgtgtagggtgtacttgacctgttataactgtcgtagttgcctctcaagtaaaattgggaaaagggaaaattatcttgtcaagtagtctaatcacccccctctagacatactttcgatcctacagccCTCCAACAACCATTGCTCACCGAGAAGGTTCAAATAGGCATTGCAATCACCAAAAACCTGTCCTTCATCATTGCTAGCCATGTTTCCTACGATTAAATCTTGTCAATTAATTCTAGacctaataaaatgaataatgacataaaaaggCCTATGTTTTGCAGGAACGTTGATTCATTCCCGGTGCGGCAAATCCCGgacactcgatatgtcctagtttgtagcacaagtcatgccgatattcacggaaaatttcggcatgacctttgctagaaagtggacaaatcgagcacctgaaatttgtcggaacggaaatgaatcaacattccggcaaaacataggccactcggcttCATTCCCTGGAAAAAACAAAAGGCCACTTGGGCACAATCGAACCACTTCAATGTTGCATATAACACGACCACTTAAGAATATGTACATGAGCAACTACAAAAGTAGATAAACATGAGCAaacacagttgaggaatttgcatgTAACATGACCACTTCAAATTTGCATCTCCTAGTGTTTGACACTTCAAGAAAATCTACACAAATCTCATGCTCTCTCAAACTCAATTCAAGAAACAAATATAGATGGATGAACCCTAGAAACCTAGAACCCTTACATATATTTAGTTAagtacttaagcatatacaaatttAGTATAACCTTGGTCGTGTGATTCAAGCAATTGAGTTTGTGTTCGTTACTAAGCCAATGATGGTACTTGTACAAAGGAAAGGATATTGGTTGGAGCACATACACACATCTCCAAtcgcaacatcatattttcctctaattcaacttggtcacttgcatgcatccactttaatcaaatatatgacatataactcatcatcatcttactcatttaaTAACATACACACATGTCCAAATAGACTTAATTCAATATCGGTTATCTTTCGGTTAGTCGAGGCTTTCCTTAAATAACTCTCATATCTcatgatgtatatatatatatatcttggtGGACACTTTCTCACACTAATAGTTCGACCGTCAATGATGGGCGCTTCTCCTATCCTCTCCTTGCGCATTATACCAAGGTGTATatcggaagaagagaagaaggaggaagcgcCCCCACGACGACAGTCGGGATTCCTTAatcaagaacacacatgaaagtcatacaaggagcaacgacaaaccgaaagataaccgatattatcactaatacatatcgaatattatcatataatGTCACTAATACAAATCCAATTGACGTCTCACGGCGCAGGCgatggcaacccaaagataaggaaccaacaccggatcatagctcgggtgatatcCTTTAAGAACCtctcaggtattggagaacctggcatcctacACAGTCATGTagtgacggacgtgctcgtcctcctccgtgACACGGCGATGTACCACCTTCGTTGGGACCGGCTCCCTCGACATTGatagtggcccacgcgaccgccaccaaagaatatccgggtcaacaacgagacccaaattcctcaccaaggtgcgcgcctcggaaggtagcacctcccagtgtcaGCCCAACGGAGCCCAGTCTCGGACATGGCAcctatcaagcaggctctcgccgaccactcgacgacgaggatgcgggccgggcatcatcaacgtcgagacaaattccttTGAGAAAATgttcttattgtttaatgttttagtttctagttatcatttgtacaacaatcatctcatttgaatttagctagcgcccactacctatttttctcaacatgcaggtatgacaccaaatatacaataataaaacacaatatatatattttgcaaatatttccACAACAATGTTCGGGGCAGCAGCTAGTACCTAGCAAGAATCCTAGCAAGAAGCCTAGGCATGGGGATGTCTCACCACAGGGTTGGGGTCGGTGTCGGGGTCGGGGCAGGGGTCAAGGTCGCCGGGGTCGAGGTTGCGGTTGGTGTCGCGGCCGGGGTCGAGGTCGAGGTCGGGTTTGGGGCCGGGGGCGAGGTCGCCGAGGAGGACCCGCGACGGCGGCAACGCAGAGTGAAGGGAAGAGAGTGAGGAGGGGGAAAGGTAGGGAGTGAGGGGCGGGGCGACGACGcagagtggagagggagagagtgaggaggCGAAGAGGGAGGGAGTaaggggcggggcggcggcgcagagtggagagggagagagtgaggaggggaagagggagggagTAAGGGGCGGGGCGACGGCGCAGAGTGGAGAGGAAGGGaatgaggggcggcggcggcggcgcagagtgtggagagggagagagtgagagagaggggcgtGCATGGGCGACAAAGATGATAAGTGCACGcctcacttagcagtagcgcgggtcgGACAAACGCGCTACTGCTATTTTTTAGCAGTAGCCCCGGTATCTCGGGCGCGCTACTACTATTCATTTAGCAATAGCGCTGGTGTGTGGGGCGCTACTACTAAATCTAGCATGTGGGAAATGGTGGGGCAATATTAGTAGTAGAGTGTTTCTTCaaacaacgctactgctaagtatttATCAGTAGCGACTATAGTAGACACGCACTATTGATATGTAGTAGTAGCGTCCTCTTTTATCCAGCGCTAGTGCTGATGTTCTGTGTATAaggttttttctagtagtgggtgCTAACATTATTTTCTGTTGCCAAAGAGGTTCACATACCACTTTTATGTGTGAAAAACTAATAATGTAGTTCTTGATTATTTTTCAAGGGTGTACTATGATGTTTTGCTCCGatttactcccttcgtcccataaTAACGTTCTTATATTATAAGACGGAGCAGAGTATATCCCATTGCAACAtagtagaaaaagagaaaaaaggtaTTGATGCGGGGCGAGTTTGGCTAGCGGccagaaaccctagccgccaccatcAAGAGAGCCAACTTTCCGGCGGCTCTCCTCCGCCGACGACCTCTTGGTCGTCAGTGTGAGGGGAGTTACCAAACCTCACGCGTGCGGATCGTTTTTTGCTTTAGGTTTTAGGCCCCTAGTAGCTTAGGTTTTTGGACCGTCCGACGTCATGGCTTCGACGACGACGATGCTGGATAAAGAAGCTCCATATTCTTCTCCAGCAAGGCGATCATCTCTATGACCGTGATGGATTTGGGAGCCAATCTGTTCAAGCTCGGATATCCTGGCAGTGACGACATCCTTGTGATGGACTTGTGTCATTGGGCTTTACTGTTGCCACAACGTGTGCTCCAACATCACCGTGAAGCTTAGGATGTAATCCAGGAGCGGATGCACATTGTGATCTGCATATACGACATTTGAAAGACGGAACATGTGTTAGGTTCGTGGTTGATGGCATGTGCGGCATGTTGCTCGTTCTGATTCGTTCAACGACAATGGTTCGTCTTTGGTGAGCCACTTTGGAGGTCCGCAAAGCTGCATATCATCGATGGAGCCACATCAAACTCAGATGAGGAGGCGATCCgtaatatattttttgatggCGGCTATGGTGGTGCCGGAGACAGGTGGGCGTTGGTGTCAAGCTTAGCAATGTTGTGCTATCTTTTCAGTTTTGTCATGGCGGTCATTACATGGAGTGTAATTTAATCTTTCTGATATGAATGAGACACATATTACCATGTAAAAAAAAAGTTAAGCCCTCAAGTGAATGCAAAACATTCATAATGAGAAATGTTTTCTTCCGGCgcaaaaaataaagaaagaaagaaatgtTTTCTTGGAGAGCAGGGCAAgaagtaaaaataaataaaatcggCATGCCCGTAGCGACCGCGATCACCCGCTGGCTCATTCCCATCCAGTAACCAACCCGTCCAGCCCACCACGAGCCCACCAGATATTTTCCTCCCAAACCCTGAGATATTTTGGAAGCCTGGTGCGCCGCACCacaaaaccctagccgcctccgccCCCTCTCCTCTTAAACCCCagccccccctccccctctcccattCCCCCCTCCCCCGCCGTCTCGTCTCGCCCCAAGCTCGTCCCTCCCGAGGTACGCGCGCCGCCACCCTCTCTCCCCCGTCCCTCTCCGCCCGATCTCGCCGCTGCCCGGCGGATCTGCCCGCGATCCGTCGCCCTCTTCCGCTAGATTGTTCGTCACTTGGTGTTCATCGGTGGAGGAACGGGGAATTTTTCGCTGCCTGTTCTCCGATCTCTGAATCTTGTGGGTCTAGGTGTTAGAGATTAGCTGCTGCGTTCGATTTCCTTCGTCTTTTGTTGGATTATTTCGGGGCTCGTCGTCATGGTGCTACGGGTTGCAGGCTTCGGAGGGGAACTGCGGGGTTCCATGGTTAGCTGGGATCTCCGCCTGAATTAGGCGGGGTGTTCTGATCTGTTAGATTAACCTGTTATATGATGCATATATCGTGTTTCCACGAAGTCTGGTCCAGTAAAAACTTACTATTTTTTCCTTCTACGAGTACAAATTTGTGCCACGCGTAGTTGCCTTGTATGACCTGTTTGTCCCCTCGGTTCTTTCTCCTTTGCTGATGATTTATCTTGTTCGGTGCAGGTTAGTCTTATTCCATGGCGGCCCTCATCAAGCTCGGAAGCCTTCTTAGGCAGAGTGCTTTCGCGAGCAGCGCATCGACAGGCTCGGCTCCTGCCCTGTTCAACGCTGCCCGTTTCATGTGCGCCGGCCAGTCTGGTCCTAGCTCCAAGCTTTTCGTCGGTGGTGAGCTTTCTTGCCTCGCTTTGCTTGTACTGTATGTTCATAACCTTGTATATAGAACCAGGATTTAGTTTTATTTATCAGGTCTCGCCTGGGGTACTGATGATCACTCGCTCAAGGAGGCGTTTCAAAGCTTCGGAGAGGTCACCGAAGGTCAGTTTATATCCTTAACCCGCACAAGACATTTTTTCTGCTATCTGTACAATAGTACTACATGGTATTAGCTGCTTGTTCTGGTATGGTTCAGGTTAATGTTGTACTTACTGTTTCAAGATCTAAATGTTCAGCAGTGAATAGAATCTGCTTGACTGCTGGTTATAATAATGCTTTTCAGGTTATCTTGTACGTATTTACAGCTTCATAATCATTGTCTTTCGTCTCGCAGCACGTGTCATCACTGACAGAGAGACTGGAAGGTCTAGAGGGTTTGGTTTTGTGAGCTTTGCGAGTGAAGAGGATGCAGGAAATGCCGCCAAAGGCATGGACGGTCAGGTGAGTCAAAACCAGATTCCCAGACACTTGGGCTCTTCTACTTCAGAATATAGTTTACTTCTCTACCAATTAGATGCTGATTAGGGTTTGATAGGGTTCACCATGTTAATTATTGCTTCAATGTTCAGTGCCTGCCTTCAGCCAATTGCCTACATCTGATATCTATGCTTATGCTTCACTGCCTTCTACTGGATCTAATGCCCTTCCAATACTTGCAGGAGCTTGGGGGAAGGAACGTCCGTGTGAACTTTGCCAATGAGAGACCTTCTGGTGGCGGTGGCTTCCGtgctggtggtggcggtggctatggaggtggtggcggcggctatggcggtggtggcggctatggtggtggtggaggacgtgattatggtggtggtggaggacgtGATTCCTTCTAAGAACGGCACCGACTATCAGAATTTGAAATAACGAGCTTTTAGGACAGTGTCTTGATTATGTGGAACCTACGTTATGTCTGTCTTATCATCTGTGATCGTTGAACTCAATAGGGGCAGAGATCTGGTTCTATGGTATTTTTGTTTTTGGTTTGTTTCTTGTCTTGGATGATACAACAGTAAAATCGTGCTTGCTGCTTCGAGACTCGGATGATTCTCTAGGAAGTTCATGCATTTTGCCGTATGTTGCATTGTGTACTTGTAGTAATGGTTGCAGATTAACGTGTGATCATAAATTCTTAGTATTATGCTTCCTCGTCCTGTTCCAAGCTTGTAATGTATCCTGCCTGAAGTTACAAAAACGCAATACCCAGTTTTTGGGTTCAAAACCGTGAAATAGATTTTGCTAACTGGAGCTGCAGATTCTAGCCAACTTATGGATTAGGATTAGTAGAAGCTCTATTAGGCTGGTCCGTCATGCTACTATCATAAGTAGTACTCCTTCTGTCCCAAAATTCTTTAAATTTGTATTCATATCTAGTCACTGGTGTCCTAAAAACGATACATGCATAGTCACTCATCtcctttctctaaactctatgaattaaatatggtgtGGAACTCAAGGAGGGAGTATGGAAATGCAGGTAAATTTAACTATGCCTCTCAACcgcgacggagggagtactacttctatatgcacgTAGCGTGAATgttattttttaacttattttataACCAATTAATAACCACCTAGGTTGTAGAGAATTTTATACACGCCTTTTAAATCGTCTACTTTTATATGCGCATAGCGTGAATGTTATTTTTTAACTCATTTTATAACCAATTAATATCCACCTAGGTTCTAGAAAATTTTATACACGCCTTTTAAATCGTGACGAAGGAAGTATAATACTAGTATATAATACTATGCATTAAGGATGTAAGATCATACATTATTATCATATGTATAATGCTAGTATATGATACTTTCCATTACAATAAACCTTTATATTTTGCTGAGGCATCGTCCTGATCAAATCGACCTCGCACTTGGCATCTACTGCCTGGTTTCTATGTTTTTCTAagattttaataaaaaatatGTATGAAGTAAAATAAGTGAGCCTACACTGTAAATACGTGTATATATATGCCCTTCATAAGAACTTTCGGGAGTATCTTCATTTTTCTTGTATGGCCCGACCAAATCGATTTGGCACTTGCCATGCATCTTTATTGTTCAACTTTTAAGTCAATCAGTCAACTAGGCGTATATATATTTATCTTATTGTTCTCGTTGATAAAAATTATACTACCTTCGTCACAGTTTAAAAGACACGTATACGTAGATTattaatttgacttatataaaatcgattgcttaatataaaaattatattattagaaaataaaacatgtaatatttttaataaatatatatttattattaagtTGATCAAATTAACGACCTAAATACACGTAACTTATAAATTGAGATGGAGGAAGCAATAGTAATAATAATTCTGTCCTTCCATATTTCGGTGGCCCTTTTTAGTCAAAGAAGAACCGAGGCTTCATAACTAGGAGCACTATTTGTCAGTCTGCCATCAAAGCTTGTTAGCACTAAACAACTGGGACCCGTTGGGTAATAAGTGTCGTTCGTCTCGACACATAATAACGCTATTAAAGGAAAAAATCCAATCGAACATTGCGAAGTTGAAGTGGCCAGTATAATAAACACACGCCTGTTCATCTCCCGGGATAAAAAAAACACGAGGCCGTTTTGGCCATTGGCGAGCTGACGGTGATTTTCTCTGAATGTAACGGTGGTGGTGGACGCGTGTGCACCGACGGACGTTTAATAGGCGATTCCGTGGCAATGCGATTTGCACTGACGAGGCGGTAAACCCTAcacatatatattatatatatatacacacggcAGGAGCGCTGCCGTCGCAAACAGAGCGGGGCTCGAGAAACAGAGCAGGCGCCATGGATCCGCCGCaaccaccacaccaccaccaccggctccACCTCCGCCTCGACCGCGGCCACCACCACCGCATCCACATCCACatccacctccgccaccacgccgcccacctcctccccgccgccgccccatgtgcccaccaccaccaccagcacacaTCGGTTCCTCCTCCCCACCCGCTCCCCCGCCCGCCGACCGCGGCGGAAGGACCCCTCGCCGTGCCGCAGGGAGAGGCGGCGGGGGACGCGGAGGTTCCGGCGCCGCGGGCGGAGCGAGGGGAGGAAGTTTACCTCGTCGGGCAGGAGGAGGAGTGgggggatgaggaggaggagccggtgtTCGTCCTGACGGAGGAGTGGGCCGAGTTCTTCGCCAAGGCCGACGCCAAGAGGAGGCTGGGTAAAAGTCGCCTTGTTCTCTCTCGCTAGTTTTCTCCCCAATCGGTGATGCGTGTTCGATGCCTCGGTGTGACTTGTGTGTCTGCCAACTCTGTTGGTTCTGCCTGCAGCCAagcagcagcagaagaagaaCCGGAACAAATAGGAGCGCCGGCCGTTCGGGAGACTCGCGGCGCAGACGACGGTGGTGGAGACGGAGACCGGACAGGCACCCGGCTTACCGGAGCTTATATACATGATACTTCGATCTTTATAACTGTAGGAGAGAAGGCATTTTGCGAGAGGGGATGGCATGGCAGTGTTCAAAGTACATCTTGTTCAGCGGGCACCGTTCACAGTATGCTCGATGCTCTGTGTTGAGAACTTTTGTTTCGAAAGAGGgagctttggtcttgccttttaagACACCCAAACGGAATTCCATATCCGATAATCATCATAAAGGGAAACAGTATTTCTGCGTGTAACAGCACGTTTGTTTTCTTGGTTTACCGCGTTAAGACTATTCAAGCAGGCACGCTATTACTCGCCtcagtaaagaaatataagagcgtcgaCAAAACAAGTTCTTTCTTGTCAATGGTCAAGCACTGCGCCTCACCGTTGCTCCTGCAACAAACGAAATAAATGGTTGGGGGTTAGCAAGACGCCTTCCGAAATTTTGTAACGCAAACTGGCACCTATTTGAAACTGCTCAAGTAGATGAAATCACACAAGCAACTAGGGGCGGGGGCGAGACGACTCTGGAGCCAGAATGAATTGCTTTGTGCCTCACAATTTAGTGGAAAGAATATATTATATCTAGATATCGCCTACATTTGTCTTTGGCTGAACACACACAAAATATTTGCAGCCGGGGCCTGTCTAGCTATAGCTATAGCTAATAATgctgaacaattgcacatatgttGCGCACATGAAATTGACAATCAAACCTTTCCAAAATATACCATAAAGTACTTTGATACAAAACTTTCTCCTCATCCTTTTCTTCCACTGTAGGTTGAACACATCTCCTCATCCTTGTTTACAGCATATTCGTCTAGGTTAGTATGGCCCATAGCTTTGTTCCTCGGCATCCTCCGTTAAAATGTTTATAACAGCTTGTATAATCGACCGACCATATGGCCCAGATGCCTGTTCCTTGCACAATGACATTCTTCATAACAGTGCATCTCCTTGCACAATGACATTCTTCATAACAGTGCATCTGGACAACGACTTTGTAGCATCGATGAAGTACGGCCGAAGAGGATACAGATGAAGGATTGAGACATACAGGCTGAATGGTTAAAATATGTCCAAATAGATCTTCTTGCTATACGAAAGCACTCTTGTTCACAGGTGATCACGCACATCCTCGAGGTGAAATCATGTCATGTGGCAGCGATCAAAAGTCTTGCAAGAACCTATTTCCGATGCTTTCTTCTTGCTTCAGTTCTTGGCCGCTTTTCCTCTTCCCGTTCTCTATCATGCGTTCTGCAGTTTAAAGATTTGTTAGAGAAACATGACTTATATTTTAAAAAGGTTTATACCAAAAATCACGGCTCAAGCAGATGCTTCATTACATAACTTTTGTGCACAACCGGAAAGAAAATCATCAAAGTAATCATCTTTCTGCAGATTTATTTCTAACATACCTCTGCTACATATTTCGACATTAAACCTACTCATAGCAATGCGATTAATCTCTTTTGTACATGTAACTCAGAAATTCATTAAAGTCTAAAGCTCATATTAACCCAATACAAGGATAAACACAATTTTAAATGCAAATGAGAATTCATGCTGTTAAAATATGCTTCAAGACAACAAAGTGATGCAAGAGTATATTGCATTTTACATGTGTAAGCTTTCAGTGCTCACTTCTTTTAAGTCACTCTTACACGcgaggaagaaaaaaaagagtgATGACAATTTTGCATACACCATCCATTGATCTTGGTTTTGGTACCTAGGATTTAACAGTGTCACCCATGACGACTATAGGTGATAAATATCATAATTCTCAACCAATGGAAACAAATAATTTGGATAATATCCATTCTTGGTAATACATTACTCCATCAAAATGTATGTGTCATGTAGCTACTGGTATAGTCTAATAAAACGACAGTTTTAGTTGCGTGTTTCTCTATAATTCATTATTGTACACGAGTATTTATACTTTTCAATTGTTTAACCATCTTCAAGCAGCTTATGCAATATCACTAGCTTAAGTGGTCAGTTGCCAGCCATAACATGCCTTAAGTGCATGACACCAtcttatctactccctccgtcccaaaattattgtcttagatttgtctagatatgaatgtatctagtcacattttagtatttagatacactcatttctaaacaaatctaagacaagaattttgggacggaggaagtacaatTTAGGAAGGTGAGATGGTGAATTTTCAACATTCTTTACCTGCATAATGACTAGTAACCTGGGAATACAATCATTATTTTATTTGACTAAATATTTCTTCAATTTAGAAAGAGGCGGGTCAGGTGCATGCTAAAAGAGGTCAAGGAAAAAATGGGATCATTATTTTATTTGACTAAATATTTCTTCAATTTAGAAAGAGGCGGGTCAGGTGCATGCTAAAAGAGGTCAAGGAAAAAATGGGCTACAATTTGCACAAGATATTGATCGTTGCTGTAAAAGAGATTGTGTGTTCCAGATGACAGCTGAAGTAGACCACATTGCAAAGTGAAAAATGTTATAAATTGTAGGAAAGTGTGCATGCTTAGTTCAATGAGATCATCATTTCCAAActtactggtcagcctctctacgACTTGTCTTGCTTGTTGAATCCTTGGCATGCATCCTAGGGAGGTCATCAGCATGTGATGGCCGATGCTGTGAAATAGCAccctttctttctctctctcgtaTTTCAAATTGCGAGTTACCAGCTCCAAGGCTCGGAGGCTGTGGAGCAGAAGGTGCATATTCCCCAGCTTCTAAAGCAGACTGATCTTTCTTATTTTTTCGCCGTTTGGATGCACTATTAGGGTCACTATCTTCCTTCACAGTATTACCCTTGTCCCTATCCATGTCATCTACCTATAAAAATAACAAAGCATTAGAGATCAAGCAAGAATGTTCGGTTACATAATGCAAGATCCCAAGAGTATTGCATGCCAAGTCTGAGCACAAGACACGCATGACTTTTGTCGATATAACTGAACTAGTGAGCAAAAAATGATCAAAATCAGAGAGAGTATTCGAGAGTGAAGACATATATTGATATAACTGAACTAGTGAGCAAAAAATGATCACAAATCACAGaagagtactccctccgtccggaaatacttgtcctagaaatagatgtatctagacttattttagttatagatacatccattttgtacatttctaggacaagtatttccggacggagggagtattagggAGGGAAGACATATATCGATATAACTGAACTAGTGAGCAAAAATTGATCATAAA
Coding sequences within:
- the LOC123445204 gene encoding glycine-rich RNA-binding protein 4, mitochondrial-like; the encoded protein is MAALIKLGSLLRQSAFASSASTGSAPALFNAARFMCAGQSGPSSKLFVGGLAWGTDDHSLKEAFQSFGEVTEARVITDRETGRSRGFGFVSFASEEDAGNAAKGMDGQELGGRNVRVNFANERPSGGGGFRAGGGGGYGGGGGGYGGGGGYGGGGGRDYGGGGGRDSF
- the LOC123445206 gene encoding proline-rich protein 7-like; its protein translation is MDPPQPPHHHHRLHLRLDRGHHHRIHIHIHLRHHAAHLLPAAAPCAHHHHQHTSVPPPHPLPRPPTAAEGPLAVPQGEAAGDAEVPAPRAERGEEVYLVGQEEEWGDEEEEPVFVLTEEWAEFFAKADAKRRLAKQQQKKNRNK